A single region of the Sphingomonas sp. LY29 genome encodes:
- a CDS encoding O-antigen ligase family protein → MKTIAFPLTAFFFGLALAIGGAGTRYPLLEMAVEAAAIVVIFYFLAVRHGRVMSREATLLVAVVGLIVLAPLLQLVPLPPSIWHELPGRERSVEVLGLIDRADAWMPLSLDPEATKRSALALLPGIAMIVAVIHLSHAERLKLAYALVVFAILGATAGALQIASGGETSLNPFDTGHRDHGVGLFTNRNHQADFLLIAMALTAALGRIAWAKRSSPSARMIAVGTIGLFVAGTLATSSRMGNALLLLVLPAALVLLFPVRLRWKSLGIVVASISVLLVFALNNSVAQAVIARFATDDPRFDYWQDTLVAIRDFSPFGSGFGTFVPIHQSVETLSTVSSAYVNHAHNDYLELLLEGGAFAVLPLAAFVFFLGLAVRRLLRGSWDPAESVLAGAALIGIALILLHSVVDYPLRMLSLVAVFGFLCALMTRAPGRVGKRGGANSEQRQKVNRAKRGVTLGFGFLVPVALLAQVFVIGLADNAVKNGGLAGVRPMSPWSPSAAGLAAVESLRAGNPDEAGTLATDALAEAPLDVRSLSTLALVYEQQGRSAEAATLMGVAARGGWRDPVTQLWVMNRALEISDFDVAAQRADALLRRDLFREQLFPLLRSISTTAVAAQAIATRLSDNPKWRGSFMTTLADLTPAQLAAHEQILISLGRSEAPPTEAEAAAHVGSLVKSGEYRRAFDSWRRFAGAQSPNRSNVTAGDFKGLENGDLKAGAIPFKWSSGGILDASAKLGTPPTSPSGLAIQARARSGATGAVLKQAIVLDPGTYRLTFRAQTDSAAALDGFEWSVTCREGKAVPAGAATRSPEENGWITVERILHISGACPSQELRLSASGVTPGSIDAWYDDIAITKIAIPK, encoded by the coding sequence ATGAAAACCATCGCTTTTCCGCTTACCGCTTTCTTCTTTGGGCTTGCGCTAGCGATCGGCGGCGCGGGGACGCGTTACCCTTTACTGGAAATGGCAGTCGAAGCGGCCGCCATCGTCGTCATCTTCTATTTTCTGGCGGTTAGGCACGGGCGAGTGATGAGCCGTGAGGCGACACTACTCGTCGCCGTCGTCGGACTGATTGTTCTTGCGCCATTGCTTCAACTGGTGCCGTTGCCTCCGTCCATCTGGCACGAATTGCCCGGCCGTGAGCGCTCAGTTGAGGTGCTCGGACTGATAGACCGAGCGGACGCATGGATGCCACTGAGTTTAGATCCGGAGGCGACAAAACGATCGGCGCTCGCACTGCTCCCCGGGATCGCGATGATCGTCGCCGTAATTCACCTGTCTCACGCGGAGCGACTGAAGCTGGCGTACGCCCTAGTCGTTTTCGCCATCTTGGGGGCAACTGCGGGCGCGCTGCAAATTGCCAGCGGGGGCGAAACCTCGCTCAATCCGTTTGACACCGGTCACCGTGACCATGGCGTCGGCCTGTTCACCAACCGAAATCATCAAGCTGATTTCCTGCTGATTGCTATGGCGTTGACCGCGGCGCTGGGGCGCATCGCGTGGGCGAAGAGGTCGAGCCCATCCGCGAGGATGATTGCAGTCGGCACGATCGGACTGTTTGTCGCTGGTACGCTGGCAACATCGTCGAGAATGGGAAATGCATTGCTTCTACTAGTCCTCCCTGCGGCGTTGGTCTTGCTGTTCCCTGTTCGCCTGCGCTGGAAGTCGCTTGGTATCGTGGTTGCAAGTATATCGGTACTTCTGGTCTTCGCGCTGAACAACTCTGTCGCGCAAGCCGTGATCGCGCGCTTTGCTACCGACGACCCCAGATTCGACTATTGGCAGGACACGCTTGTTGCGATCCGCGATTTCTCTCCATTCGGGTCGGGCTTCGGTACCTTCGTCCCTATCCACCAGTCGGTCGAAACTTTGTCGACCGTGAGCAGCGCCTACGTCAATCACGCGCACAATGATTATCTTGAGCTCCTCTTGGAGGGCGGCGCGTTCGCCGTCTTGCCGCTGGCTGCGTTCGTTTTTTTCCTCGGCCTCGCCGTTCGGCGATTACTTCGCGGGTCTTGGGACCCGGCGGAGAGCGTCTTGGCTGGCGCGGCTCTCATCGGGATCGCGTTGATCCTGCTCCACTCCGTCGTCGACTATCCACTGCGCATGTTGTCGCTTGTGGCGGTGTTCGGGTTTCTGTGCGCCTTGATGACCCGTGCGCCGGGCAGGGTCGGAAAGAGGGGTGGCGCCAATTCCGAGCAGCGCCAGAAAGTGAACCGCGCCAAACGAGGGGTGACGCTGGGGTTCGGCTTCCTCGTGCCTGTCGCATTGCTCGCGCAGGTCTTCGTTATTGGCCTGGCTGACAATGCCGTGAAAAACGGCGGCCTAGCGGGGGTCCGGCCGATGTCGCCTTGGTCGCCGAGCGCGGCGGGCCTGGCTGCGGTCGAGAGCCTTCGCGCCGGCAATCCAGATGAGGCAGGGACTCTTGCAACCGATGCACTGGCCGAGGCGCCGCTCGACGTCCGCTCATTGTCCACGCTTGCGTTGGTGTACGAACAGCAGGGACGCTCTGCCGAAGCGGCCACTCTCATGGGCGTGGCTGCAAGGGGAGGGTGGCGCGATCCAGTTACCCAACTGTGGGTGATGAATCGCGCGCTGGAGATCAGCGACTTCGATGTCGCTGCGCAACGTGCCGACGCTCTTCTGCGCCGCGACCTGTTTCGCGAACAGCTTTTTCCGCTCCTGAGAAGCATCAGCACTACTGCAGTCGCGGCGCAGGCGATCGCGACGCGACTATCGGATAACCCGAAATGGCGCGGTAGTTTCATGACCACGCTCGCGGATCTGACTCCGGCGCAACTTGCAGCCCATGAACAGATATTGATTTCGCTCGGAAGGTCCGAGGCTCCGCCGACCGAAGCTGAGGCGGCTGCTCATGTCGGATCGCTGGTGAAGAGCGGCGAGTATCGGCGGGCTTTCGATAGCTGGAGGCGCTTTGCGGGTGCACAAAGTCCAAATAGAAGTAATGTCACCGCAGGCGATTTCAAAGGCCTTGAGAATGGTGACCTGAAGGCAGGAGCCATTCCGTTTAAATGGTCTTCGGGAGGGATCCTGGATGCGTCGGCAAAGCTGGGAACGCCGCCAACCTCTCCGTCAGGCTTAGCGATCCAGGCTCGCGCCAGGAGCGGCGCCACCGGCGCCGTGCTTAAACAAGCAATCGTACTTGATCCCGGCACCTACCGACTGACATTCCGCGCCCAGACCGATAGTGCCGCGGCGCTTGACGGCTTTGAATGGTCAGTGACGTGCCGGGAAGGGAAGGCTGTGCCGGCGGGCGCGGCCACCCGTTCGCCAGAAGAAAACGGGTGGATCACCGTCGAACGTATTTTGCACATTTCTGGGGCATGCCCGTCACAAGAGCTTCGCCTAAGCGCGTCGGGTGTCACTCCCGGTTCGATCGACGCCTGGTACGACGACATCGCGATTACGAAGATCGCGATACCCAAATAA
- a CDS encoding response regulator transcription factor: MALDSNPTRSKGQIGWNYALKSAGGNDPAPLRIYVVDDHVEMCASLTALLTSYGFLVTCFTDPLEFLNGRSSLTPGLVLLDLRMPGRTGLEVLEAIEKDLSNFPTVVITAHGEIDAAVRAIKLGARDFIQKPFRDSALLEVIEKVTYDFRKELRPKSCKLADVLTPREYDVAQALTKGKTNKAIAQELGISVRTVDMHRARVMQKLGCRSLADLLRQVLSATAQA; the protein is encoded by the coding sequence ATGGCGCTCGATTCAAATCCCACACGCTCGAAAGGGCAAATAGGATGGAATTATGCGTTGAAGTCGGCCGGCGGTAACGACCCTGCTCCGTTACGCATTTACGTGGTCGACGATCACGTCGAGATGTGCGCATCGCTAACCGCGCTTCTCACCTCATATGGTTTCTTGGTGACTTGCTTCACCGATCCCTTGGAATTTTTGAACGGACGATCGTCGCTTACCCCTGGTCTGGTGCTTCTCGATTTGCGAATGCCCGGGAGGACCGGTCTCGAGGTTCTTGAGGCAATCGAAAAGGACCTTTCGAATTTCCCGACTGTCGTCATCACGGCGCACGGCGAGATTGACGCGGCGGTCCGGGCTATCAAGCTGGGCGCACGAGACTTCATCCAAAAACCATTCCGCGACAGCGCTTTGCTGGAAGTAATTGAGAAGGTCACCTACGATTTCAGGAAAGAGCTACGTCCAAAGTCTTGTAAGCTAGCCGACGTCTTGACCCCGCGGGAATACGACGTCGCGCAAGCCCTGACGAAGGGTAAGACGAACAAGGCAATTGCACAGGAGCTCGGCATCAGTGTCCGGACCGTCGACATGCACCGTGCACGGGTCATGCAGAAACTGGGTTGCCGATCCTTGGCCGACTTACTTCGGCAGGTCCTGAGCGCAACAGCACAGGCTTGA
- a CDS encoding winged helix DNA-binding protein, producing MAKSYQEVSSQGAFVMPDCVKSFSPAPTLVGDGRLSQHLVTAAQSERKLMLIIKNRRLRQKLFSADLFADPAWDMLLDLALAELRQQRVTVASLCAASDVPQTTALRWIKHLTDTGLIVRTDDPLDGRRKFMSLSSDGSTKMRSYLEGMSDVAMA from the coding sequence GTGGCTAAATCCTACCAAGAGGTTTCAAGTCAGGGCGCGTTCGTAATGCCGGATTGCGTCAAGTCGTTTTCGCCTGCGCCGACCCTAGTCGGCGACGGGCGTCTCTCACAACACCTCGTGACCGCGGCTCAGAGCGAACGCAAACTGATGCTCATCATCAAGAACCGCCGGCTTCGCCAGAAACTCTTCTCCGCCGATCTGTTCGCCGACCCCGCTTGGGACATGCTGCTCGATCTTGCGCTCGCAGAATTGCGTCAGCAGCGTGTGACGGTCGCAAGTCTCTGCGCAGCCTCTGACGTACCTCAGACGACGGCCCTGCGGTGGATTAAGCATTTAACTGATACAGGCCTGATCGTACGCACCGATGACCCTCTCGATGGTCGCCGGAAATTCATGTCCCTCTCATCAGACGGCTCGACGAAAATGCGGTCGTATCTTGAGGGAATGTCTGACGTGGCGATGGCTTGA
- a CDS encoding ATP-binding protein translates to MLKNWTTTAGKSLTRSPQAFITVFAVVSIGAIVALTAHQLAFEREQAAENVVRENRARVQSFEQYVLRTLEVADLATRHVEHLTRYHNGSSSQLPFTPNDAALSPIFTTVVVKLDTDRLLTTKGMQVDAPTSSRLLNYARSGRGDLVVTPPLPMTNGRTEIAIVRSLPTYPAGYVAVFVDPRRFTQFADNVAFSSQDLISLIGLDGITRARRTGNEFTNGERVAGLVMERQRRYPNGNYMGPSVLDGIPRYFSHRRLAQYKLFVTSGMPETIVDERTAQRRLVQLIVMALAILAILGASSVLLLTIRKRERRLRQLTLSNQRLNEAQRLGSMGDWDYFPATDELHWSDNLRQMYARSPSERVSSLQEVGRYISPESAERIKTAMEYVIATKEETTWDLEATMPDGRRSMRRIIAAPIVDDEGHVLGVHGTDQDVSREADMRALEIRLSELARLDSMRALAATLAHEINQPLGVAANYLGAATRTLAAPAGEASSVNTFLEAAKDQIEYIGHIIASARDMVGRSEANTQETSAVDLFESVRTQLAASQSLRSVRLEVTIQREAEIIRANLAQVKQVLLNLIKNAIEAVPADRVPRIAIAVSRDEANNLKFEIQDNGAGFPKTKADPFSALSTTKAGGMGFGLPLARTIVESHGGKIWVERSSSEGTTIAFFLEVNTNDSLNLAQA, encoded by the coding sequence ATGCTGAAGAATTGGACCACGACGGCAGGGAAGTCTCTCACCCGGTCTCCGCAAGCGTTTATTACGGTTTTTGCCGTGGTTTCGATTGGTGCGATTGTCGCGCTAACCGCCCATCAGCTTGCTTTTGAACGGGAGCAGGCAGCTGAAAACGTCGTCAGGGAGAATCGGGCGCGCGTTCAGAGCTTCGAGCAATACGTTCTGAGAACCCTCGAGGTGGCAGATCTCGCCACAAGGCACGTTGAACACCTGACCCGTTACCATAATGGCAGCAGCTCGCAGCTGCCTTTTACCCCAAACGACGCCGCCCTCTCCCCGATCTTCACGACGGTGGTGGTCAAGCTCGATACTGACAGGCTTCTGACAACGAAAGGCATGCAAGTCGACGCGCCTACTAGTTCGCGTCTGCTCAATTACGCTCGATCGGGGCGCGGAGATTTGGTGGTCACACCTCCCCTCCCCATGACGAACGGCAGGACAGAAATAGCAATTGTCAGAAGCCTACCTACCTACCCGGCAGGGTATGTTGCTGTGTTCGTCGATCCGCGTCGGTTCACGCAGTTTGCCGACAACGTGGCGTTCTCAAGTCAGGACCTCATCTCACTGATTGGGCTCGATGGCATCACAAGAGCTCGCCGTACCGGCAACGAATTCACCAATGGGGAGCGCGTCGCTGGCTTGGTAATGGAGCGGCAAAGACGGTATCCGAACGGGAATTACATGGGGCCCAGCGTACTGGACGGAATACCCCGCTATTTCAGTCACCGCAGGCTGGCTCAGTACAAGCTCTTCGTGACAAGCGGCATGCCAGAGACGATCGTAGATGAGCGGACTGCACAGAGACGACTAGTTCAGCTCATCGTTATGGCGCTCGCAATCCTTGCCATTCTCGGTGCCTCCTCCGTCTTACTCCTCACCATTCGCAAGCGAGAGAGAAGGCTGCGGCAGCTAACTTTGTCCAATCAGCGCCTGAACGAAGCGCAGCGTCTCGGCTCGATGGGCGATTGGGACTATTTCCCGGCAACGGATGAACTCCACTGGTCCGACAATTTGCGTCAGATGTATGCGCGATCGCCGTCAGAGCGGGTATCCTCGCTCCAAGAAGTGGGCAGATATATATCGCCAGAGAGCGCCGAGCGTATCAAGACGGCCATGGAATACGTCATCGCGACCAAGGAGGAAACAACCTGGGATCTGGAAGCGACCATGCCCGATGGACGGCGCAGCATGCGCAGAATTATTGCGGCGCCAATCGTCGACGACGAGGGGCATGTACTTGGGGTTCACGGTACCGACCAGGACGTCAGCCGCGAAGCAGACATGCGAGCGCTCGAAATCCGTCTCTCCGAACTTGCTCGGCTGGATTCAATGCGCGCACTGGCGGCAACACTGGCTCATGAAATCAATCAGCCCCTAGGCGTGGCCGCGAACTATCTTGGCGCGGCCACTCGTACCTTGGCAGCGCCAGCCGGGGAGGCGAGCAGCGTAAATACATTTCTTGAGGCGGCCAAGGACCAGATCGAATACATTGGCCATATAATCGCCAGTGCCCGAGACATGGTCGGACGCTCCGAAGCGAACACTCAAGAAACCTCTGCAGTAGATCTCTTCGAAAGCGTCCGGACTCAACTCGCAGCATCGCAGAGCCTGCGCAGCGTTCGCCTAGAGGTTACAATTCAACGTGAAGCAGAGATTATTCGGGCCAATTTGGCGCAAGTGAAGCAAGTCCTCCTAAACTTGATCAAGAATGCCATCGAAGCCGTCCCTGCCGACCGCGTCCCGCGGATCGCAATTGCCGTTTCGAGGGACGAAGCGAATAATCTGAAATTCGAGATCCAAGATAATGGTGCTGGTTTCCCCAAGACCAAAGCTGACCCGTTCTCTGCGCTGAGCACGACGAAGGCTGGCGGCATGGGTTTTGGCCTCCCCCTCGCGCGGACAATCGTTGAAAGCCACGGCGGCAAGATTTGGGTCGAAAGGTCCAGTTCGGAGGGAACCACAATTGCTTTTTTCCTAGAAGTTAATACGAATGACAGCCTTAATTTGGCCCAAGCATGA
- a CDS encoding response regulator transcription factor, with translation MDDDEKFAHSLVSLLAAHEFQVQSFSSGDDFLTAVPQLGPGVVMLDLKMPKTNGLSVLDQLRDMEFEWPVVVMTGHGEIPLAVSCIQKGATDFLQKPFQEERLMGVLSDALRVSQKKRQADHAWREQLDRLEALTPRERQVLHHLARGLSSKQIAFDLNLSVRTVEMHRANLLRRLAVRTSPEAIRVALEHQI, from the coding sequence GTGGACGACGACGAAAAATTTGCGCACTCGCTCGTCAGCCTTTTAGCTGCCCACGAATTTCAGGTTCAGTCCTTTTCAAGTGGCGATGATTTTCTTACCGCCGTGCCGCAGCTTGGTCCGGGTGTCGTGATGCTGGATCTGAAAATGCCGAAAACGAACGGCCTGAGTGTCCTCGACCAGCTGAGGGACATGGAGTTCGAATGGCCCGTCGTCGTCATGACAGGGCATGGCGAGATACCGTTAGCAGTGAGTTGCATCCAGAAGGGAGCAACCGATTTCCTGCAAAAACCATTTCAGGAAGAGCGACTAATGGGAGTTCTGTCGGACGCCTTGCGCGTGTCGCAGAAGAAGCGGCAAGCGGATCATGCATGGCGTGAGCAACTTGATCGCTTGGAGGCCCTGACGCCGCGAGAACGACAGGTTTTGCATCACTTGGCCCGAGGACTGTCCAGCAAGCAGATTGCTTTCGATTTGAATCTCAGCGTGAGAACCGTGGAAATGCACCGCGCGAACCTGCTTCGACGGCTTGCCGTGCGTACGAGCCCGGAGGCGATAAGGGTAGCACTTGAGCACCAGATTTAG
- a CDS encoding PAS domain-containing sensor histidine kinase — protein MAPGLKECLSAAFAGKAGQAAFVRVSLANVHCELQNICPYSFAPISDGLSTEPCGVLFVFGDQSDQTVAAARLIREHNLLHEVYEYAPGFIALADGPEHRFTFANASYRKLVGREDIVGKTVAEVLPEVVRQGFIDLLDTVYQTGEPFIGRGLPIVFESSPDETPDQRYIDTIYHPVRNARGEITGLFAEGHDVTEQVKAQSLASHLQAQLLRFSRSTALESFGSAVAHEINQPLAAAVNYLAVARKAISPKEPKADVLADAIQRASHAVTRAGEILQRLRTLDRTGTATARPTELLAMILEAISLVRTANPNLEIVTTATDEVVVVADRVQIQQVIVNLLKNAQEAMISASHPMISISVKTDGKVAIVRVEDHGPGIADENLESLFEWFVTTKRDGTGIGLPISKRIIEAHDGRMWAENWRNGAAFSFTLPLVAKGAMEGE, from the coding sequence ATGGCCCCCGGCTTGAAAGAGTGCCTTTCGGCTGCTTTTGCCGGGAAGGCGGGGCAGGCCGCTTTCGTGAGGGTTTCTTTAGCCAACGTACACTGTGAACTGCAAAATATCTGCCCTTACTCCTTTGCTCCGATTTCGGACGGGCTCTCGACCGAACCCTGTGGCGTGCTTTTTGTCTTCGGTGACCAAAGCGATCAGACGGTCGCTGCTGCTCGGCTGATCCGTGAGCACAATCTTTTGCATGAAGTGTATGAGTACGCTCCGGGCTTTATCGCCTTGGCGGACGGTCCAGAGCACCGCTTCACATTCGCCAACGCCTCCTACCGCAAGCTGGTCGGAAGGGAGGACATCGTCGGAAAAACCGTGGCAGAAGTTTTGCCGGAAGTTGTTCGGCAAGGCTTCATCGACCTTCTCGACACCGTCTATCAAACCGGTGAGCCTTTTATCGGAAGAGGTCTGCCGATCGTGTTCGAGTCGAGTCCTGACGAGACACCTGACCAGCGCTACATAGACACGATCTACCATCCGGTGCGGAACGCTCGGGGTGAAATCACCGGACTGTTTGCCGAGGGTCACGACGTAACCGAACAAGTGAAGGCGCAATCCCTTGCCAGTCACTTGCAAGCGCAACTACTTCGCTTCTCCCGATCGACGGCCCTAGAGTCCTTTGGAAGTGCAGTGGCGCACGAGATCAATCAACCTCTGGCCGCGGCAGTGAATTATCTCGCTGTTGCGAGGAAGGCGATCTCACCGAAAGAACCAAAAGCTGATGTTTTGGCCGATGCCATACAGCGGGCGTCACATGCCGTCACGCGAGCAGGAGAAATTCTGCAACGGTTAAGGACACTGGATCGGACTGGGACGGCCACCGCTCGTCCAACGGAATTGCTAGCCATGATCCTTGAAGCGATCAGCCTGGTTCGGACAGCGAATCCGAATTTGGAAATCGTTACCACCGCTACAGATGAAGTAGTGGTTGTGGCCGATCGCGTCCAAATTCAGCAGGTGATCGTTAACCTTCTCAAGAATGCGCAAGAGGCCATGATATCTGCTTCTCATCCGATGATTAGCATCTCTGTGAAAACGGACGGCAAAGTGGCCATCGTTCGGGTGGAAGATCATGGCCCAGGGATCGCCGATGAAAATCTCGAGAGCCTCTTTGAGTGGTTTGTGACCACCAAACGGGACGGCACCGGCATCGGATTGCCCATTAGCAAGAGGATCATCGAAGCCCACGACGGAAGAATGTGGGCGGAGAACTGGCGCAACGGCGCGGCGTTTAGCTTCACACTGCCATTGGTTGCCAAGGGAGCGATGGAAGGTGAGTAA
- a CDS encoding PilZ domain-containing protein has product MTEPSGIGRLPVSRQSQRVDVSADVTIRRPGERGYKLQIVDLSPHGCRAQFVVRPEIHAKVWVTFGGLEALSATVCWVNDFEVGLEFDRPIYPAVFEMVISRLKK; this is encoded by the coding sequence ATGACAGAACCGTCCGGCATAGGCCGCCTCCCCGTATCCAGACAAAGTCAAAGAGTGGACGTATCGGCGGACGTCACCATTCGACGTCCCGGAGAACGCGGGTACAAACTTCAAATTGTGGATCTATCTCCTCACGGATGTCGGGCTCAGTTTGTCGTGCGACCTGAGATACACGCGAAGGTGTGGGTTACTTTCGGCGGTTTGGAAGCGTTGAGTGCGACCGTTTGCTGGGTTAACGACTTCGAAGTCGGTCTCGAGTTTGATAGGCCGATTTATCCGGCGGTTTTCGAGATGGTCATCTCGAGGCTAAAGAAATGA
- a CDS encoding DUF1153 domain-containing protein, producing the protein MIENLKIRAAQVVGPMGEPLTLETMPAPTTTRWVIRRKAEVVAAIAGGLLTVDEASARYSISLEELASWQRAVDRSGMPGLRVTRLKEYRSMYEGAEQQCADITGQKT; encoded by the coding sequence GTGATTGAAAATCTTAAAATCCGGGCCGCCCAGGTTGTCGGACCAATGGGCGAACCACTAACGCTCGAAACGATGCCGGCGCCCACAACGACGAGGTGGGTCATCCGACGAAAGGCCGAGGTCGTCGCGGCAATTGCCGGTGGCCTGCTGACCGTCGACGAGGCGAGTGCCCGCTACTCAATCAGCTTGGAAGAGCTGGCCAGCTGGCAGCGCGCCGTTGATCGATCGGGAATGCCGGGATTACGAGTGACACGTCTAAAAGAATACCGTTCAATGTATGAGGGTGCGGAGCAGCAATGCGCCGACATCACAGGACAAAAGACCTGA
- a CDS encoding thermonuclease family protein has product MSFLFALIALPSLYGIATAGDGDSFEVNGQRVRLFGIDAPEFDQNCQRAGSSWQCGQEAADALSKLVVGKEVRCVSTGTDQYDRHLARCTVGTVDINRSMVANGYAVAFRRYSSDYVAAEETAKLNKRGIWAGSFTMPSEVRAADRERIENSAPKDGRSLNRSAPVIIKGTSVARDVNVGCRIKGNRNRRGQWIYHLPGMPYYDRTRAEDMFCSEKDARAAGYRRAIVN; this is encoded by the coding sequence ATGTCCTTTCTGTTCGCACTCATCGCCCTGCCCTCGCTTTACGGGATTGCGACCGCCGGCGACGGTGACTCGTTCGAGGTAAACGGCCAACGGGTGCGTCTCTTCGGCATCGATGCGCCGGAGTTCGATCAGAACTGCCAACGAGCGGGCTCCTCCTGGCAGTGTGGCCAAGAGGCAGCGGACGCTCTCTCAAAGCTCGTCGTCGGCAAGGAGGTCCGGTGCGTTTCGACGGGGACCGACCAGTACGATCGCCACCTCGCTAGATGCACAGTCGGCACCGTAGACATAAACCGGAGCATGGTAGCGAACGGCTACGCGGTGGCCTTCCGCCGATATTCGAGCGACTACGTCGCGGCTGAAGAGACTGCCAAACTGAATAAGCGCGGCATCTGGGCGGGTAGTTTCACGATGCCCAGCGAGGTCCGTGCCGCGGACCGAGAGCGTATTGAGAACAGCGCCCCGAAAGACGGGCGTAGCCTTAATCGCTCGGCGCCGGTCATCATCAAGGGCACGTCAGTCGCTCGAGACGTCAACGTAGGATGCCGGATCAAAGGTAACCGCAATCGGCGCGGTCAGTGGATTTATCACCTGCCGGGCATGCCCTACTATGACCGTACCCGGGCCGAAGACATGTTCTGCAGCGAAAAGGATGCCCGTGCCGCTGGCTATCGACGAGCGATCGTGAACTAA
- a CDS encoding HD-GYP domain-containing protein — translation MFYTPLQCGTQAETSLAQILGAFSYALDLTEGQPAGHSVRSCWIGSQIGIAIGLTPVQRHQLYYTLLLKDLGCSSNAARICELYQADDRAFKQGYKTVGTSLAATLHFVFSRTAVSRPWQSRVSAVSKILRNGDAIAQDLIVTRCTRGADIARSLRFPEPVSEGIYSLDEHWDGSGRPNRLRGHAIPLFSRIALLAQIVDVFHQHAGAQAALDEIARRSGSWLDPELVTVALRLGAEKSFWSDLASPFVEAKLTPLAPPDHELVVDDEYLDDIAAAFGSVIDAKSPFTSGHSTRVAALSSSLAKEMGMLEPRRRWLHRAALLHDVGKLGVSNAILDKPAGLNEKEWAEMRDHAVHTRAILDRIGALSDISSVAASHHERLDGRGYPLGLMDKEIKRETRLITTCDFYDALTADRPYRAAMGRKAALEIMGAEVGGGLDHECFEALISVVEGTDRAETDR, via the coding sequence ATGTTTTACACCCCGTTACAATGCGGCACTCAGGCCGAAACCAGCTTGGCCCAAATTTTGGGCGCATTCAGCTACGCGTTGGACCTAACCGAAGGTCAGCCCGCGGGACACAGTGTCCGCTCCTGCTGGATCGGCAGCCAAATCGGCATCGCGATTGGATTGACGCCCGTCCAGCGTCACCAGCTTTACTATACTCTTCTGCTAAAAGACCTGGGATGTAGCAGCAATGCGGCTCGTATCTGTGAGCTGTACCAAGCCGACGACCGAGCTTTCAAACAGGGTTACAAAACCGTCGGGACAAGCTTGGCGGCAACTCTGCATTTTGTGTTTTCGCGGACCGCGGTCAGTCGGCCTTGGCAGTCGCGGGTTTCAGCGGTCAGTAAGATCTTACGCAATGGAGATGCGATTGCCCAAGACCTCATCGTCACACGGTGCACCCGCGGGGCGGACATCGCCCGCTCGCTGCGCTTTCCTGAGCCAGTAAGCGAAGGCATTTATTCGCTGGATGAGCACTGGGATGGTTCCGGCCGGCCAAATCGGCTCCGTGGCCACGCTATTCCGCTCTTCTCAAGAATCGCGCTTCTCGCGCAAATCGTCGACGTGTTCCATCAACATGCCGGGGCTCAGGCCGCGCTCGACGAAATTGCGCGACGATCGGGAAGCTGGCTCGATCCGGAACTGGTCACAGTTGCATTGCGCCTGGGCGCTGAAAAGTCGTTCTGGTCGGATTTGGCGAGCCCATTCGTCGAGGCGAAACTGACTCCGCTCGCGCCGCCTGACCACGAACTGGTTGTCGACGATGAATATCTAGATGACATTGCAGCCGCCTTTGGATCGGTCATCGATGCCAAAAGCCCATTCACGAGCGGTCATTCCACACGAGTGGCAGCGTTGAGCTCAAGCTTGGCCAAGGAAATGGGCATGCTGGAGCCCCGACGTCGTTGGCTCCATCGCGCCGCTCTTCTCCACGATGTCGGAAAGCTAGGGGTCTCAAATGCTATTCTCGACAAGCCCGCCGGCCTTAATGAAAAGGAGTGGGCGGAAATGCGCGACCACGCTGTGCACACGCGGGCCATTCTGGACAGGATCGGAGCTCTCTCAGACATCTCTTCGGTCGCTGCTTCACACCATGAGCGCCTCGACGGCCGGGGTTACCCGCTCGGATTAATGGATAAGGAAATCAAACGAGAGACGCGCTTGATCACGACTTGCGACTTCTATGATGCGCTCACCGCCGATCGCCCGTACCGCGCGGCGATGGGGAGGAAAGCGGCGCTCGAAATCATGGGTGCCGAGGTTGGCGGCGGACTGGATCATGAGTGCTTCGAAGCACTGATCTCTGTTGTTGAGGGGACTGACCGTGCAGAAACTGATCGATAA